The following is a genomic window from Clostridium sp..
TGCCTCCTTAAAACAATCTTCTATCTTTGAATAAATCTCTTGGGTCTATTTGAACCTTGCACAATCTTTTAACAACATCATTTTCATAATGCTTTGTACAACTTGCACATATTCCCTCGCCGCAGCTCATTTTGGCATTGTTGCAGCATGAAAATCTTATCGTATCATCTGCAAATTCAAGAATATTGTAGGTCAATATATCAGGTCCTCCACAGTGAATTATATTTATGGCATTTTCTGATATGATTTTCTCCAATATGGACCTGAAATTCTCCGTTAGCTTTCCATCTTCAAGCATATCGCAGTATATAGTTTCAGAGCTGTACTCTTTGAAATACTTTTCTCCAAAATTGTTTTTAAACTGTGTATCCACAATGGATATGACTCTGTTGTTGTTTGAATGCAGTTCTTTCATGACATGAATGGAAGGTACTATGCCTATACCTCTTGCTGCAACTATGGAAACCCCGTTTTTTGCCTTGTATATATTTGAAAGTCCCATTATCCCATTTGAAAATGGTCCCCTGACAAGCACATAATCGCCTTTGTTAAGCCTTAATAGACTCTTTGTTTTGGTTCCAGCAGTCTTTATCATGACTTTTAATGTCTTCTCCTTCTTGTCTGCTTCCATTATGGACAGTGGTACATCATAGTAGATTGGATCTCCATTTTTTCTCAAGAATACAAAACTTCCAGGATATATAAGTTCTCTGACCAAATTTTCAGGTGCATCTATGACAAAGGAATAAAGATCCTCTTCAATAACTTCTTTCTCTTCTATAAGACAGCTGTAGGTTTTTCTTAAGTTGTTCGGCCTGTTTCCATTGGATATATATTTTTCATATATACATACTCCACACCAGTTCTTGCATTGGCAAAAATGCCCTCCAGAAAGCTGAGAGCACAATATGCAGTCCAGTGTCTCTGCAAGATGGCATGGGCAATAAATGCTTCCAGCATCAATACAATACATGTACACAACCTCCGTCTAATTCTATATGAATTTTTATTATTTTTATAAGACTATACATTATCAGGGTATTTTTTTATAATGGGTTTTGTTACTTAAAATGGTTGGATTTTAAAAGTTTTATATGTTATAATTTGTTTCAATAAGTCAAGAAAGGATGATTTTAATATGGAAGAAAATTATGACTTAACAAACCCCTACGAAATTGCAAGATACATAAAAGAATCCAAGAAATCTACTCCGGTTAAGGTATATCTAAAAGGGGACTTGTCTGGATGCGATTTAGGCAATATGGAAGATTACAGCGGATCTGATTTTCATATTATTTTCGGTGAGAGTGATGAAATAGCAAATTTTCTGAAAGAAAACGAGGACAAAATCAAACAGTTCAAGCTGGAGTATGACAGGCGCAATTCTGCCATTCCCCTTATAGACCTAAGAAATATAGATGCGCGAATAGAACCAGGTGCAATAATAAGAGATAAAGTAAAAATAGGAAAAGGTGCCGTAGTAATGATGGGTGCCGTAGTGAATATAGGTGCTGAAATAGGTGATGGTACCATGGTCGATATGAATGCCGTGGTAGGTGCAAGAGGAAAGCTCGGCAATAACGTTCATCTAGGTGCCGGAGCAGTTGTAGCAGGTGTACTGGAACCACCAAGCAAATCTCCGTGCATAATAGGAGATGAAGTGCTGATAGGTGCAAATTCAGTCATACTTGAAGGGGTAAAAATCGGTAAAGGCTCCGTAATCGCAGCAGGCTCCGTAGTAGTGGATGATATACCTGAAAATGTGGTTGCTGCAGGTTCTCCTGCAAAAGTAATAAAGGTTGTAGACAGCAAGACAAAGGACAAGACTAAACTTTTAGCTGATCTTAGAAAATAACAGCAAAGAGGATTGCCTCTCAAAAATCGTGGTCAATCCTCTTTAAATAATTATCTGCTTAGTGGGAACGTCATGCAGTGTATGCCGCCGCCATGCTTGAACATCTCATTTATATCAACTTCTATCA
Proteins encoded in this region:
- a CDS encoding sulfide/dihydroorotate dehydrogenase-like FAD/NAD-binding protein, yielding MYCIDAGSIYCPCHLAETLDCILCSQLSGGHFCQCKNWCGVCIYEKYISNGNRPNNLRKTYSCLIEEKEVIEEDLYSFVIDAPENLVRELIYPGSFVFLRKNGDPIYYDVPLSIMEADKKEKTLKVMIKTAGTKTKSLLRLNKGDYVLVRGPFSNGIMGLSNIYKAKNGVSIVAARGIGIVPSIHVMKELHSNNNRVISIVDTQFKNNFGEKYFKEYSSETIYCDMLEDGKLTENFRSILEKIISENAINIIHCGGPDILTYNILEFADDTIRFSCCNNAKMSCGEGICASCTKHYENDVVKRLCKVQIDPRDLFKDRRLF
- the dapD gene encoding 2,3,4,5-tetrahydropyridine-2,6-dicarboxylate N-acetyltransferase, which codes for MEENYDLTNPYEIARYIKESKKSTPVKVYLKGDLSGCDLGNMEDYSGSDFHIIFGESDEIANFLKENEDKIKQFKLEYDRRNSAIPLIDLRNIDARIEPGAIIRDKVKIGKGAVVMMGAVVNIGAEIGDGTMVDMNAVVGARGKLGNNVHLGAGAVVAGVLEPPSKSPCIIGDEVLIGANSVILEGVKIGKGSVIAAGSVVVDDIPENVVAAGSPAKVIKVVDSKTKDKTKLLADLRK